From Acropora muricata isolate sample 2 chromosome 14, ASM3666990v1, whole genome shotgun sequence, one genomic window encodes:
- the LOC136899245 gene encoding uncharacterized protein, which translates to MPKREILYFDGDPSRYPRFIKNFELNVESTIEDDNVRLSYLIQYCTGKAKEAIENCVILPGFEGYKAARDILKRNFGQRHVIIRSLIDKVVKGPQLKSSDGEKLSQLARDMRICQLNSSELRYQADINSIDTLTKVIMRLPVHMQAKWAEESGKLLEMSLEPSFLDLTEFIEKRALVANTEFGKLVGSKQSEPRLKRPPWRVADGKGTVLAFSKVEGNLQDLRNTNSLKGKYPVESRAICKFCDGTHELEKCFKFRDKRYAQRKEFIRKQNLCENCLKPNHIARRCRSPGACLLSGCKERHHSLLHPPSSCVTPVDLGESGRTQTTHDQINTSSKETNKECTTASPHHIEAGGDSIAGSNRTRISLRIVPVRVSAKNGKEVKTYAFLDDGSDTSLCLQRLVEELGVKGSPTSFALTTINAEGTQSLGEELSLTVKALTSNDYIHLDRVWTVNNLPISKKSIPCTEDIRDWPHLKGISLPKLDKEVSILIGNDVPEAHWVFEERRGRRKQPCAARTLLGWTLIGPLGSTNHCVASINFLSGGQEPLSGQIERMYNADFTETTASSKEMMSIEDRRALAIMESTVQMTNGHYQLSLPWKYENPCLPNNRTMAVKRLDLLKRRLQKDEDLKRRYKETVEEYISHGHARKVPDCQAGSPVWYLPHHPVVHPQKPDKVRVVFDCAAKFRNTSLNDQLLQGPDLTNSLVGVLLRFRQERIGISADIEKMFHQVKVSPQDTRALSFLWWPGGDFSKEPEDHQMLVHLFGARSSPSCSSFALKKTAEDNRKYFDAEIIDTVNRNFYVDDCLKSVTSTDEALHLVHQLPALLRRGGFRLTKWLSNHREVLASVPESDRAPSVKSLNLDLEKLPIERALGMQWDTEQDTFCFRTIRDVTVNTRRGILSVVSSLYDPLGLVAPMILPAKRLLQKMCKENLGWDDVICSDDLVRWSEWTKDITGLSNMKVPRCVKPNHFKKVDSIQLHYFSDASEEGYGVASYLRIVDSQGNIACSILLGKARVPPLKTVTMPRLELTATTVAVKIHKQIREELTLPIHEVAFWTDSTIVLQYIKNSHTRFQTFVANRLATIHDLSSPSQWRYVSSDLNPADFASRGLRPHERANLKIWLEGPKFLLQDETHWPVQPPYLPEISEDDRNVKPVKAQMYVVQQDFGADTLIHHYSSWFALKKAVAWVNRFQTYLRYQSGKIIVGDVKRGELSVHELLNAEEKVVKHVQGLFFPKELAVLLNEATQNTPNKVSRSSGKRLCNVSYSSPLRKLNPVVVDGIIRVGGRLGNTEALSYASKHPIILPNKHHVTDLIIRHYHQVGHVGATQVLAAIRKKFWILKGGTAVRRVISKCIKCRKLNAKPEQQIMAPLPVARITPADAPFTSVGVDYFGPIPVKLKRSRVKRYGCIFTCLTMRAIHIEVSQDLSTDSFLMAFSRFVSRRGAPTEIYSDNGTNFRGAECEVRRALETWNQTRITESMRRRDVQWYFNPPHASHRGGVWERMIRSVRKILRALLGTQIVNDETLLTIMTEVEKILNDRPLTKLSEDPKDLEALTPNHLLLSHRNHCLAPGDFSTASADKYTRCWRQAQYLSNIFWRRWVDEYLLSLQERQKWFRPHRNLAVGDLVLITDQHSPRGQWPMAIVEEVIADRDGDVRQATVRTARCTLTRDIRKLCLLEAASD; encoded by the coding sequence ATGCCGAAGCGCGAAATTTTGTACTTTGATGGTGACCCTTCGAGGTACCCCAGGTTTATCAAGAATTTTGAGCTTAACGTGGAATCTACGATCGAGGATGACAATGTCAGGCTGTCTTATCTGATCCAGTATTGTACAGGCAAGGCTAAAGAGGCGATCGAAAACTGTGTTATTTTGCCCGGGTTTGAAGGATATAAAGCTGCTCGTGATATCCTCAAAAGGAACTTTGGTCAAAGACACGTGATTATTCGTTCTCTTATTGACAAAGTAGTTAAGGGACCACAACTGAAGTCTTCTGACGGGGAGAAGCTTTCTCAATTAGCACGTGACATGCGAATTTGCCAACTGAATTCTTCTGAGCTGAGATATCAAGCCGACATCAACTCAATCGACACCTTAACTAAGGTTATTATGCGTCTACCTGTGCACATGCAAGCAAAATGGGCAGAGGAGTCAGGCAAGCTTTTGGAAATGAGTCTTGAGCCTTCATTTCTTGATCTAACAGAATTTATTGAGAAGAGAGCGTTGGTTGCAAACACTGAGTTTGGTAAGTTAGTTGGATCCAAGCAGTCAGAACCAAGATTGAAAAGACCTCCTTGGAGAGTCGCTGACGGAAAAGGCACTGTCCTGGCTTTTTCTAAAGTCGAAGGAAATCTCCAAGATCTTAGAAACACCAATAGTCTGAAAGGGAAGTATCCAGTTGAGAGTCGAGCCATATGCAAGTTCTGCGATGGAACACATGAGCTTGAGAAGTGCTTCAAGTTCCGAGATAAACGTTATGCCCAAAGAAAGGAGTTCATTCGAAAACAAAATCTGTGcgaaaattgtttgaagccCAATCATATTGCTAGGCGTTGTAGAAGCCCTGGTGCTTGTTTGTTAAGTGGTTGTAAGGAGAGGCACCATTCGTTGCTTCACCCGCCAAGTTCCTGTGTTACTCCAGTGGACCTTGGCGAGAGTGGAAGAACACAGACAACCCACGATCAAATTAACACAAGTTCCAAGGAGACGAACAAGGAATGTACAACAGCGAGTCCTCATCACATCGAGGCCGGAGGAGATAGCATAGCAGGCAGCAATAGAACACGAATTAGTCTGAGGATCGTGCCTGTACGAGTCTCTGCGAAGAACGGAAAAGAAGTCAAAACTTACGCTTTTCTCGATGATGGTTCAGACACATCCCTCTGCTTACAGCGCCTCGTAGAAGAGTTAGGCGTCAAAGGCTCACCAACGTCGTTTGCCTTGACTACCATCAACGCAGAAGGAACCCAGAGCCTTGGGGAAGAACTTAGTCTAACTGTGAAAGCCTTGACCTCGAATGACTATATACACCTTGATCGTGTCTGGACTGTAAACAATCTTCCAATTTCGAAGAAAAGCATTCCATGTACCGAAGATATTCGTGATTGGCCACATCTGAAAGGGATTTCTTTACCTAAACTTGACAAGGAAGTATCGATATTGATCGGCAACGATGTTCCCGAAGCGCATTGGGTCTTTGAAGAGCGCCGTGGTCGCCGTAAACAACCTTGTGCAGCGCGGACATTGCTTGGTTGGACTCTCATAGGTCCGCTCGGTAGTACCAACCATTGTGTAGCAAGTATCAATTTCCTAAGTGGAGGACAAGAGCCTTTATCGGGGCAGATTGAGCGAATGTATAACGCCGATTTTACAGAGACGACTGCGTCATCTAAAGAAATGATGTCAATTGAAGATAGAAGAGCTCTGGCCATAATGGAAAGTACGGTGCAGATGACTAATGGTCACTATCAACTCTCACTTCCTTGGAAATATGAGAACCCCTGTCTACCGAACAACAGAACCATGGCAGTGAAGAGGCTTGACCTTCTGAAGAGACGTCTCCAGAAGGATGAAGACCTCAAGAGAAGGTATAAGGAAACGGTAGAAGAGTACATTTCCCATGGCCATGCTCGGAAAGTACCCGATTGTCAAGCTGGAAGTCCTGTGTGGTATCTCCCTCACCATCCTGTGGTCCATCCACAAAAACCAGACAAAGTAAGAGTTGTTTTTGATTGCGCAGCGAAGTTTCGAAACACGTCACTGAACGATCAACTACTGCAGGGACCCGATTTAACCAACAGCCTTGTAGGAGTCTTACTTCGCTTCCGTCAAGAGCGAATTGGTATCTCTGCCGACATTGAAAAGATGTTCCACCAAGTAAAGGTTTCCCCTCAAGACACGCGAGCCCTTTCGTTTCTTTGGTGGCCTGGAGGCGATTTCTCAAAGGAACCAGAAGACCATCAAATGCTTGTTCACCTGTTTGGAGCTAGATCATCTCCTAGTTGTTCaagctttgctttgaaaaagacgGCAGAAGATAATAGGAAGTACTTCGATGCAGAAATCATCGACACAGTCAACAGAAACTTCTACGTAGATGATTGCCTGAAGTCAGTTACCTCCACAGATGAAGCATTACATTTAGTTCACCAGCTGCCAGCATTATTAAGAAGAGGAGGCTTCCGCTTAACTAAGTGGTTGAGTAATCATCGAGAAGTCTTAGCGTCAGTCCCAGAATCTGATCGAGCACCATCAGTGAAGAGTCTCAATTTAGACCTGGAAAAGTTACCAATTGAGCGCGCCTTAGGCATGCAGTGGGATACAGAACAGGACACCTTCTGTTTTAGAACCATTCGAGATGTTACCGTGAATACAAGAAGAGGCATTTTATCTGTTGTGTCTTCACTGTACGATCCGCTAGGTCTCGTCGCGCCGATGATTTTGCCTGCAAAACGACTGCTGCAGAAGATGTGTAAGGAAAACCTTGGCTGGGATGATGTGATCTGTAGTGATGACCTGGTACGTTGGAGTGAATGGACTAAAGATATTACTGGCCTGTCTAACATGAAAGTACCACGCTGTGTAAAGCCGAATCACTTCAAAAAAGTTGACTCCATTCAGTTACACTACTTTTCAGACGCCTCTGAAGAGGGCTATGGAGTTGCTTCTTACCTCCGTATCGTTGATTCGCAGGGCAACATCGCCTGCAGTATCTTATTGGGCAAAGCAAGAGTCCCACCGTTAAAGACGGTCACAATGCCTCGCCTGGAGTTAACCGCCACCACAGTCGCAGTCAAGATTCATAAGCAGATCAGGGAAGAGCTTACTTTGCCAATTCACGAAGTGGCCTTTTGGACGGATTCCACCATTGTTCTGCAGTATATCAAGAACAGTCATACAAGATTCCAGACATTTGTTGCCAACCGGCTTGCTACGATCCATGACCTCTCCAGCCCGTCCCAATGGCGTTACGTTAGTTCTGACCTTAACCCAGCAGACTTCGCCTCACGTGGCTTACGACCACATGAACGTGCTAATCTGAAGATTTGGCTGGAAGGTCCTAAGTTTCTGCTGCAGGATGAAACCCACTGGCCTGTTCAACCACCTTATTTACCGGAGATAAGTGAAGATGATCGGAACGTAAAACCAGTAAAGGCCCAAATGTACGTTGTTCAACAAGATTTCGGAGCCGACACCTTGATTCATCACTATTCTTCGTGGTTTGCtttgaagaaggcagttgcTTGGGTAAACCGTTTTCAAACCTATTTGAGATACCAATCGGGCAAGATTATAGTTGGAGATGTCAAAAGAGGAGAGCTATCTGTTCATGAGTTGCTGAATGCTGAGGAGAAAGTTGTCAAACATGTGCAGGGCTTGTTCTTCCCCAAGGAATTGGCAGTTCTACTGAATGAAGCGACCCAAAACACCCCTAACAAAGTCTCAAGATCGTCGGGGAAACGCCTATGTAACGTTTCGTACAGCAGCCCACTGCGCAAGCTCAACCCAGTTGTCGTCGATGGAATAATTAGAGTTGGTGGCCGTCTTGGAAACACAGAAGCACTCTCTTACGCTTCAAAACACCCAATTATTCTTCCAAACAAACATCATGTAACGGATTTAATCATCCGCCATTATCATCAAGTAGGCCATGTTGGCGCAACTCAAGTTCTAGCTGCCATAAGAAAGAAGTTCTGGATCTTGAAAGGTGGTACAGCTGTAAGACGAGTGATCAGCAAGTGCATcaagtgcagaaagttgaacgCAAAGCCTGAACAACAAATCATGGCTCCGCTACCTGTAGCACGCATTACACCAGCAGATGCACCCTTCACATCGGTCGGCGTCGATTATTTTGGTCCTATACCTGTCAAGTTAAAGAGGAGCCGAGTAAAAAGATATGGTTGTATCTTTACGTGTTTAACCATGCGAGCAATCCATATTGAAGTATCCCAAGACCTTTCCACCGATTCCTTCTTAATGGCATTTTCTAGATTTGTGAGCAGACGTGGAGCCCCGACTGAAATTTATAGTGACAATGGCACTAACTTCAGAGGAGCAGAATGTGAGGTGAGAAGAGCGCTTGAGACGTGGAATCAAACACGCAtcaccgagagcatgcgcaGACGCGATGTCCAATGGTATTTTAATCCTCCTCACGCTAGTCACCGAGGAGGTGTCTGGGAGAGGATGATACGATCCGTTCGTAAAATACTACGCGCCCTACTTGGAACACAGATAGTGAATGACGAGACCCTTCTCACCATCATGACTGAAGTAGAGAAAATCCTGAACGACCGTCCACTAACGAAACTTAGTGAAGATCCAAAAGACCTGGAAGCTTTGACCCCAAACCATCTTCTGTTGTCTCACCGTAATCACTGTCTTGCCCCTGGAGACTTTTCTACCGCTTCTGCAGACAAGTATACAAGGTGCTGGAGACAGGCTCAATATTTAAGTAATATCTTCTGGAGAAGATGGGTAGACGAATACTTGCTATCTCTACAGGAAAGACAAAAGTGGTTTCGCCCTCACAGAAATTTGGCAGTGGGAGATCTAGTCCTCATAACTGATCAGCATAGTCCACGAGGACAGTGGCCAATGGCTATTGTGGAAGAAGTCATAGCGGACCGCGATGGGGATGTTCGCCAAGCCACGGTTAGAACAGCCAGATGTACATTGACAAGAGATATTCGGAAGCTATGTTTACTAGAAGCAGCCAGTGATTGA
- the LOC136899247 gene encoding uncharacterized protein has product MILPAKRLLQKMCKENLGWDDVICSDDLVRWSEWTKDITGLSNMKVPRCVKPNHFKKVDSIQLHYFSDASEEGYGVASYLRIVDSQGNIACSILLGKARVPPLKTVTMPRLELTATTVAVKIHKQIREELTLPIHEVAFWTDSTIVLQYIKNSHTRFQTFVANRLATIHDLSSPSQWRYVSSDLNPADFASRGLRPHERANLKIWLEGPKFLLQDETHWPVQPPYLPEISEDDRNVKPVKAQMYVVQQDFGADTLIHHYSSWFALKKAVAWVNRFQTYLRYQSGKIIVGDVKRGELSVHELLNAEEKVVKHVQGLFFPKELAVLLNEATQNTPNKVSRSSGKRLCNVSYSSPLRKLNPVVVDGIIRVGGRLGNTEALSYASKHPIILPNKHHVTDLIIRHYHQVGHVGATQVLAAIRRKFWILKGGTAVRRVISKCIKCRKLNAKPEQQIMAPLPVARITPADAPFTSVGVDYFGPIPVKLKRSRVKRYGCIFTCLTMREIHIEVSQDLSTDSFLLTFSRFVSRRGAPTEIYSDNGTNFRGAECEVRRALETWNQTRITESMRRRDVQWYFNPPHASHRGGVWERMIRSVRKILRKSKSRSI; this is encoded by the coding sequence ATGATTTTGCCTGCAAAACGACTGCTGCAGAAGATGTGTAAGGAAAACCTTGGCTGGGATGATGTGATCTGTAGTGATGACCTGGTACGTTGGAGTGAATGGACTAAAGATATTACTGGCCTGTCTAACATGAAAGTACCACGCTGTGTAAAGCCGAATCACTTCAAAAAAGTTGACTCCATTCAGTTACACTACTTTTCAGACGCCTCTGAAGAGGGCTATGGAGTTGCTTCTTACCTCCGTATCGTTGATTCGCAGGGCAACATCGCCTGCAGTATCTTATTGGGCAAAGCAAGAGTCCCACCGTTAAAGACGGTCACAATGCCTCGCCTGGAGTTAACCGCCACCACAGTCGCAGTCAAGATTCATAAGCAGATCAGGGAAGAGCTTACTTTGCCAATTCACGAAGTGGCCTTTTGGACGGATTCCACCATTGTTCTGCAGTATATCAAGAACAGTCATACAAGATTCCAGACATTTGTTGCCAACCGGCTTGCTACGATCCATGACCTCTCCAGCCCGTCCCAATGGCGTTACGTTAGTTCTGACCTTAACCCAGCAGACTTCGCCTCACGTGGCTTACGACCACATGAACGTGCTAATCTGAAGATTTGGCTGGAAGGTCCTAAGTTTCTGCTGCAGGATGAAACCCACTGGCCTGTTCAACCACCTTATTTACCGGAGATAAGTGAAGATGATCGGAACGTAAAACCAGTAAAGGCCCAAATGTACGTTGTTCAACAAGATTTCGGAGCCGACACCTTGATTCATCACTATTCTTCGTGGTTTGCtttgaagaaggcagttgcTTGGGTAAACCGTTTTCAAACCTATTTGAGATACCAATCGGGCAAGATTATAGTTGGAGATGTCAAAAGAGGAGAGCTATCTGTTCATGAGTTGCTGAATGCTGAGGAGAAAGTTGTCAAACATGTGCAGGGCTTGTTCTTCCCCAAGGAATTGGCAGTTCTACTGAATGAAGCGACCCAAAACACCCCTAACAAAGTCTCAAGATCGTCGGGGAAACGCCTATGTAACGTTTCGTACAGCAGCCCACTGCGCAAGCTCAACCCAGTTGTCGTCGATGGAATAATTAGAGTTGGTGGCCGTCTTGGAAACACAGAAGCACTCTCTTACGCTTCAAAACACCCAATTATTCTTCCAAACAAACATCATGTAACGGATTTAATCATCCGCCATTATCATCAAGTAGGCCATGTTGGCGCAACTCAAGTTCTAGCTGCCATAAGAAGGAAGTTCTGGATCTTGAAAGGTGGTACAGCTGTAAGACGAGTGATCAGCAAGTGCATcaagtgcagaaagttgaacgCAAAGCCTGAACAACAAATCATGGCTCCGCTACCTGTAGCACGCATTACACCAGCAGATGCACCCTTCACATCGGTCGGCGTCGATTATTTTGGTCCTATACCTGTCAAGTTAAAGAGAAGCCGAGTAAAAAGATATGGTTGTATCTTTACGTGTTTAACCATGCGAGAAATCCATATTGAAGTATCCCAAGACCTTTCCACCGATTCCTTCTTATTGACATTTTCTAGATTTGTTAGCAGACGTGGAGCCCCCACTGAAATTTACAGTGACAATGGCACTAACTTCAGAGGAGCAGAATGTGAGGTGAGAAGAGCGCTTGAGACGTGGAATCAAACACGCAtcaccgagagcatgcgcaGACGCGATGTCCAATGGTATTTTAATCCTCCTCACGCTAGTCACCGAGGAGGTGTCTGGGAGAGGATGATACGATCCGTTCGTAAAATACTACGAAAAAGTAAAAGTCGATCCATCTGA
- the LOC136899248 gene encoding uncharacterized protein: MILPAKRLLQKMCKENLGWDDVICSDDLVRWSEWTKDITGLSNMKVPRCVKPNHFKKVDSIQLHYFSDASEEGYGVASYLRIVDSQGNIACSILLGKARVPPLKTVTMPRLELTATTVAVKIHKQIREELTLPIHEVAFWTDSTIVLQYIKNSHTRFQTFVANRLATIHDLSSPSQWRYVSSDLNPANFASRGLRPHERANLKIWLEGPKFLLQDETHWPVQPPYLPEISEDDRNVKPVKAQIRQLLG; this comes from the exons ATGATTTTGCCTGCAAAACGACTGCTGCAGAAGATGTGTAAGGAAAACCTTGGCTGGGATGATGTGATCTGTAGTGATGACCTGGTACGTTGGAGTGAATGGACTAAAGATATTACTGGCCTGTCTAACATGAAAGTACCACGCTGTGTAAAGCCGAATCACTTCAAAAAAGTTGACTCCATTCAGTTACACTACTTTTCAGACGCCTCTGAAGAGGGCTATGGAGTTGCTTCTTACCTCCGTATCGTTGATTCGCAGGGCAACATCGCCTGCAGTATCTTATTGGGCAAAGCAAGAGTCCCACCGTTAAAGACGGTCACAATGCCTCGCCTGGAGTTAACCGCCACCACAGTCGCAGTCAAGATTCATAAGCAGATCAGGGAAGAGCTTACTTTGCCAATTCACGAAGTGGCCTTTTGGACGGATTCCACCATTGTTCTGCAGTATATCAAGAACAGTCATACAAGATTCCAGACATTTGTTGCCAACCGGCTTGCTACGATCCATGACCTCTCCAGCCCGTCCCAATGGCGTTACGTTAGTTCTGACCTTAACCCAGCAAACTTCGCCTCACGTGGCTTACGACCACATGAACGTGCTAATCTGAAGATTTGGCTGGAAGGTCCTAAGTTTCTGCTGCAGGATGAAACCCATTGGCCTGTTCAACCACCTTATTTACCGGAGATAAGTGAAGATGATCGGAACGTAAAACCAGTAAAGGCCCAAAT aaggcagttgcTTGGGTAA